The DNA region CGCCACACCCGTGAAAACCGTGTGCGTGCGCCCCGAGAGCTTTTTCAACATCACCCGCGCTTCGGCCAGATCCGCCGGCTTGTTCAGAACGCGCTGGTCGATAAACACCGTCGTGTCCGCACCAAGCACATACGCGTCGGGATGCCGCGTTGCCACCCAGTCCGCTTTGAGCGCTGCATTATGCGTCACCATCACGCGCGGATCAGTCTCCGGATCTTCGTGCTCGGTCACATCCGCCACCATCACGTCAAACGTCAGCCCGAGTTCGGCGAGCAGTTGTTTTCTTCGCGGCGAGGCGGAAGCCAGAATCAATTTCGTCATGTGCGTTTCTTCACCCAGTAAGTGAGTCCATCTTCGAAGCAAGTCGCCGTCAGATCCTCGACCTTCCCGCGAAAAAACGCCTCTGCGTCCTTCACGCCTTTGTTGTACGCGAAAGGCCCGATCTCCTTGAGAAAATAGCTCAGCACCA from Nibricoccus aquaticus includes:
- a CDS encoding Maf family protein — its product is MTKLILASASPRRKQLLAELGLTFDVMVADVTEHEDPETDPRVMVTHNAALKADWVATRHPDAYVLGADTTVFIDQRVLNKPADLAEARVMLKKLSGRTHTVFTGVALRRVADGLRIDEGVTSEVTFKAFDDAVIDAYFKIVNPLDKAGAYGIQDGRELIVAGWQGSFSNIMGLPMEALKQILARCGLVK
- a CDS encoding DUF2164 domain-containing protein, whose translation is MAIELTKEETASIVPSLQKYFREELDQEISEMRAKMVLSYFLKEIGPFAYNKGVKDAEAFFRGKVEDLTATCFEDGLTYWVKKRT